Proteins encoded in a region of the Streptomyces sp. PCS3-D2 genome:
- a CDS encoding enoyl-CoA hydratase/isomerase family protein produces MDEARDATLLHTVCDGVATVVVSHPAKRNAMTAAMWRRLPGLLDGLACDPAVRVLVLTGAGPTFCAGADISSLTGDEDPRALAVAAEEALAAFPKPTLAAIRGFCVGGGSQLAAACDLRFAEEGASFGVTPAKLGIVYPASSTRRLASLVGPAWAKYLLFSAELMGAEEALRAGFLNELLPAGGLDQRVAAFTKVLASRSQLTQAAAKEFADGRTDRDAYWEEQAAGSDDTAEGVAAFLERRAPRFTWAP; encoded by the coding sequence ATGGATGAAGCCCGGGACGCAACCCTCCTGCACACGGTCTGCGACGGGGTCGCCACCGTGGTCGTCTCGCACCCCGCCAAGCGCAACGCCATGACGGCCGCGATGTGGCGGAGGCTCCCCGGGCTGCTGGACGGCCTGGCCTGCGACCCGGCCGTCCGGGTGCTCGTCCTGACCGGAGCCGGGCCGACGTTCTGCGCGGGCGCCGACATCTCCTCCCTCACCGGGGACGAGGACCCGCGGGCCCTCGCGGTGGCCGCGGAGGAGGCCCTGGCGGCCTTCCCCAAGCCGACCCTGGCGGCGATCCGGGGCTTCTGCGTGGGCGGCGGCAGCCAGCTGGCGGCCGCCTGCGACCTGCGTTTCGCCGAGGAGGGGGCGTCCTTCGGGGTGACCCCGGCGAAGCTGGGCATCGTCTACCCGGCGTCCTCCACCCGCAGGCTCGCCTCCCTGGTCGGCCCGGCCTGGGCCAAGTACCTCCTGTTCTCCGCGGAGCTGATGGGGGCGGAAGAGGCGCTGCGCGCCGGGTTCCTCAACGAGCTGCTGCCGGCCGGCGGGCTCGACCAGCGCGTGGCCGCGTTCACGAAGGTCCTGGCCTCCCGCTCGCAGCTGACGCAGGCGGCCGCCAAGGAATTCGCGGACGGCCGCACCGACCGGGACGCGTACTGGGAGGAGCAGGCGGCCGGGAGCGACGACACCGCCGAGGGCGTCGCCGCGTTCCTGGAACGCCGGGCGCCCCGCTTCACATGGGCCCCGTGA
- a CDS encoding SDR family oxidoreductase: protein MTTVLITGASAGLGAAFARGFAAKGCDLILVARDKDRLDGVAGALAREYGTASEVLPADLLDETGLAAVAERLADHTRPVDILVNNAGFGLPAPFPYSPVEDEERMLDLLVRVPLRLTHAALPGLRERRRGAVVNVSSVAGLLPTGTYGAAKAWVTAFSESLRVDMEPHNVRVLAVVPGFTRTEFQERAGMDVSALRDAVWLEPEAVVGQALKDLALRRPVSITGRRYQAYALAARHLPRAFVARRMARRRRPPAGPDA from the coding sequence GTGACCACCGTACTGATCACCGGAGCCAGCGCCGGACTGGGTGCCGCCTTCGCCCGGGGATTCGCCGCCAAGGGCTGCGACCTGATCCTCGTCGCCCGCGACAAGGACCGGCTCGACGGTGTCGCCGGCGCGCTGGCCCGCGAGTACGGCACCGCCTCCGAGGTGCTGCCCGCCGACCTGCTGGACGAGACGGGCCTTGCAGCGGTCGCCGAGCGGCTCGCCGACCACACCCGGCCCGTGGACATCCTGGTCAACAACGCCGGCTTCGGGCTTCCCGCCCCCTTCCCGTACAGCCCGGTCGAGGACGAGGAGCGCATGCTCGACCTCCTCGTCAGGGTCCCGCTCCGGCTCACCCACGCCGCGCTGCCCGGTCTGCGCGAGCGCCGCCGCGGGGCCGTCGTCAACGTCTCCTCGGTGGCCGGACTGCTGCCCACCGGCACCTACGGGGCCGCCAAGGCCTGGGTCACCGCGTTCAGCGAGTCCCTCCGGGTGGACATGGAACCCCACAACGTCCGTGTGCTGGCCGTCGTCCCCGGCTTCACCCGCACCGAGTTCCAGGAGCGCGCCGGAATGGACGTCAGCGCGCTGCGCGACGCGGTCTGGCTGGAACCGGAGGCCGTCGTCGGGCAGGCGCTCAAGGACCTCGCCCTGCGCCGCCCGGTCAGCATCACCGGCCGCCGCTACCAGGCCTACGCCCTTGCCGCCCGGCACCTCCCGCGCGCCTTCGTCGCCCGGAGGATGGCCCGCAGGCGCAGGCCCCCGGCCGGTCCGGACGCATGA
- a CDS encoding bifunctional class I SAM-dependent methyltransferase/N-acetyltransferase, with the protein MTDDISDVSITDAASFEAFLTLHHGLPRQAPGSDASTRALLSLCGPLPERPRVLDLGCGPGRSALLLAAEAGGPGPDAAEVTAVDLHGPFLDELRAAAADRGLTDRIRTVEADMGALPAEEAGDGSFDLVWAEGSAYILGFDTALARWRRLLAPGGTLVLTECEWTAAEPSAGARAFWDPQYPLRSTAGNVAAAQAAGYRVLGVHPLPDSDWEEYYGPLAERVRERSGDGSPAVARALAATREELGVRARHGHEYGYTGYVLRPVEAGADGAWPARPETAADTAAVRAVHLAAFETPLEADLVDALRADPSWPAALSYVVEAPDGSVAAHALLTRCKVGGAPALALAPVAVAPAHQRSGAGSAVVRALLAAARERGESLVLVLGHPAYYPRFGFTAASRFGIRAPFEVPDEALMALVLDGSGPVPAGTIAYPAPFGV; encoded by the coding sequence TTGACCGACGACATCAGTGACGTCAGCATCACCGACGCCGCCTCCTTCGAGGCTTTCCTCACCCTCCACCACGGCCTTCCCCGGCAGGCTCCGGGCTCCGATGCGAGCACCCGCGCCCTGCTGTCCCTGTGCGGGCCGCTGCCCGAGCGTCCACGCGTCCTCGACCTGGGCTGCGGTCCGGGCCGCAGCGCGCTACTGCTCGCCGCCGAGGCGGGCGGGCCCGGCCCGGACGCCGCCGAGGTGACCGCCGTGGACCTGCACGGCCCCTTCCTCGACGAGCTCCGCGCGGCCGCGGCGGACCGCGGCCTCACCGACCGGATCCGCACCGTCGAGGCGGACATGGGCGCGCTGCCCGCCGAAGAGGCCGGGGACGGTTCCTTCGACCTCGTCTGGGCGGAGGGCTCCGCCTACATCCTGGGCTTCGACACCGCGCTCGCGCGGTGGAGGCGGCTCCTCGCCCCGGGCGGCACGCTCGTACTGACCGAGTGCGAGTGGACGGCAGCGGAGCCGTCCGCCGGGGCCCGCGCCTTCTGGGACCCCCAGTACCCGCTGCGCTCCACCGCCGGAAACGTCGCGGCCGCGCAGGCCGCCGGCTACCGGGTCCTGGGCGTGCACCCGCTGCCCGACTCCGACTGGGAGGAGTACTACGGCCCACTCGCCGAGCGGGTCCGCGAGCGGTCCGGGGACGGCTCCCCGGCCGTGGCGCGGGCGCTGGCCGCCACCCGCGAGGAGCTCGGCGTACGGGCCCGGCACGGGCACGAGTACGGCTACACGGGCTACGTCCTGCGTCCGGTGGAGGCCGGCGCGGACGGGGCCTGGCCGGCCCGTCCGGAGACCGCTGCGGACACCGCCGCCGTGCGGGCGGTCCACCTGGCGGCCTTCGAGACCCCGCTGGAGGCGGATCTCGTGGACGCGCTGCGTGCGGACCCCTCCTGGCCGGCCGCGCTGTCGTACGTGGTCGAGGCCCCGGACGGCTCGGTGGCGGCGCACGCCCTGCTCACCCGGTGCAAGGTCGGCGGCGCCCCGGCGCTGGCGCTCGCCCCGGTGGCGGTCGCTCCGGCGCACCAGCGCTCGGGGGCGGGCAGCGCGGTGGTGAGGGCCCTGCTCGCGGCGGCGCGGGAGCGGGGTGAGTCGCTGGTGCTGGTGCTGGGGCACCCGGCCTACTACCCGCGCTTCGGATTCACCGCGGCGTCACGATTCGGGATCCGGGCCCCCTTCGAGGTCCCCGACGAGGCGCTGATGGCGTTGGTGCTGGACGGTTCCGGACCGGTGCCGGCGGGGACGATCGCGTATCCGGCCCCGTTCGGAGTCTGA
- a CDS encoding cutinase family protein — MIRRRCLVLLVLIGLALTGCSRETVGQGPSRRYGTLTQDCSEEYIVVFARGSSQPQDVSGQPETRRFFDAIDEVIRHEAKIGFVSVEYPARGGHTGNWEAYRNQATSGSYHDSRAAGSEAAARLLNDRSAHCDGLEAGTKGRARQWFILGGYSQGAHVMREALFRLTDAARQRVLYVALFGDPTFRDSEIAAGSRQKGAQGVFGGPEQQVPADLVDNTESYCDGRDLFCGGGRELGALAASQAKDILLSAVGRQSAHALYPFEEMYEAAARYLRRRTVPFALPHIDINSGQFAGRYEGTAGCAWSGEVGYSEPGLMMYLTLDITPEGTDLSGTERVDRLTAVLTYEDTGRPRRKRLGQAQLAGTAREGGVDLKHQKWLSGGEGVTPLDVVAEASFRVTGDGPVGKAKKLAALATPLSGHQGCFYRLGDTVRTGR, encoded by the coding sequence GTGATCCGCAGAAGGTGTCTGGTTCTCCTGGTCCTGATCGGGCTCGCGCTGACGGGGTGTTCCCGTGAAACCGTCGGACAGGGCCCCTCCCGGCGCTACGGCACGCTCACCCAGGACTGCTCGGAGGAGTACATCGTGGTGTTCGCCCGTGGATCGAGTCAACCCCAGGACGTGTCGGGGCAGCCCGAGACCCGGCGCTTCTTCGACGCGATCGACGAGGTGATCCGCCACGAGGCGAAGATCGGGTTCGTCTCGGTGGAGTACCCGGCGCGCGGCGGCCACACCGGCAACTGGGAGGCGTACCGCAACCAGGCCACGTCCGGCTCCTACCACGACAGTCGGGCCGCCGGCTCGGAGGCGGCGGCCCGACTGTTGAACGACCGCTCAGCGCACTGCGACGGGCTCGAAGCGGGGACGAAGGGGCGCGCCCGGCAGTGGTTCATCCTCGGCGGCTACTCGCAGGGAGCCCACGTCATGCGCGAAGCGCTCTTCCGGTTGACCGACGCGGCCAGGCAACGGGTGCTCTACGTCGCCCTGTTCGGGGATCCCACCTTCCGGGACTCGGAGATCGCGGCCGGCAGTCGCCAGAAGGGCGCCCAGGGCGTCTTCGGCGGGCCGGAACAACAGGTCCCGGCGGACCTCGTGGACAACACCGAGTCGTACTGCGACGGTCGGGACCTGTTCTGCGGCGGCGGCCGGGAGCTGGGCGCCCTCGCGGCCAGCCAGGCCAAGGACATCCTGCTCAGCGCGGTGGGCCGGCAGTCGGCACACGCCCTCTACCCCTTCGAGGAGATGTACGAGGCGGCCGCCCGGTACCTCAGGCGCCGGACCGTGCCCTTCGCCTTGCCGCACATCGACATCAACAGCGGTCAGTTCGCCGGCCGGTACGAGGGCACCGCCGGATGCGCATGGAGCGGCGAGGTGGGCTACTCCGAGCCCGGGCTGATGATGTACCTGACCCTCGACATCACCCCGGAGGGCACGGACCTCAGCGGTACCGAACGGGTCGACCGCCTCACAGCGGTGCTCACCTACGAGGACACCGGCCGGCCTCGGCGCAAGCGCCTGGGTCAGGCACAGCTGGCGGGGACCGCACGGGAGGGCGGCGTCGACCTCAAGCACCAGAAGTGGCTCAGCGGCGGCGAGGGGGTGACGCCTCTGGACGTCGTCGCCGAGGCCTCGTTCCGGGTGACGGGGGACGGGCCGGTCGGCAAGGCCAAGAAGCTCGCCGCCCTCGCCACCCCGCTCTCCGGCCACCAGGGCTGCTTCTACCGGCTGGGCGACACGGTCCGCACCGGCCGGTGA
- the idi gene encoding isopentenyl-diphosphate Delta-isomerase has translation MPTTPATAANSASNGTGTQEPIMLELVDESGNTIGTAEKLSAHQAPGQLHRAFSVFLFDERGRLLLQQRALGKYHSPGVWSNTCCGHPYPGESPFAAAARRTHEELGLSPSLLAEAGTVRYNHPDPASGLVEQEFNHLFVGLAQAAVRPDPEEVEDTAFVTAEELAKRHAEVPFSAWFMTVLDAARPAIRELTGDAAGW, from the coding sequence ATGCCGACCACACCAGCCACCGCCGCGAACAGCGCGTCCAACGGCACCGGTACTCAAGAACCGATCATGCTCGAACTGGTCGACGAGTCCGGGAACACCATCGGCACGGCGGAGAAGCTCTCCGCCCACCAGGCACCGGGGCAGCTGCACCGGGCGTTCTCCGTGTTCCTGTTCGACGAGCGGGGCCGTCTGCTGCTCCAGCAGCGGGCCCTCGGGAAGTACCACTCGCCGGGCGTCTGGTCGAACACCTGTTGCGGCCACCCGTACCCCGGGGAGTCTCCGTTCGCGGCGGCGGCCCGGCGGACCCACGAAGAGCTGGGGCTGTCGCCCTCGCTGCTCGCGGAGGCGGGAACGGTGCGCTACAACCACCCGGACCCCGCGTCGGGCCTCGTGGAGCAGGAGTTCAATCACCTGTTCGTGGGACTTGCGCAGGCTGCCGTGCGGCCGGACCCGGAGGAGGTCGAGGACACCGCCTTCGTCACCGCCGAGGAGTTGGCGAAGCGGCACGCCGAGGTGCCGTTCTCGGCCTGGTTCATGACCGTGCTGGACGCGGCGCGGCCCGCGATCCGCGAGCTGACCGGCGACGCGGCGGGCTGGTAG
- a CDS encoding ABC-F family ATP-binding cassette domain-containing protein: MTATLVAKKLTAAHGERTLFADLDLVVAPGDVIGLVGVNGAGKSTLLRLLAGLDTPETGDLRLSPPTAAVGHLPQEPERRPDESVREFLARRTGVAAAQAELDTATQGLVDGTPGADDAYAAALDRWLDLGGADLDERAEEVADDLGLTIGLDLPMTALSGGQAARAGLASLLLSRYDVFLLDEPTNDLDLDGLERLERFVKGLRAGTVVISHDREFLTRTVTKVLELDLAQQQINLYGGGYDSYLEERARARSHAREEFEEYADKKAALEGRAQMQRNWMDKGVRNARRKSTDNDKIGKALRGESSEKQAAKARQTQRAIERLEVVEEPRKEWELRMEIAAAPRSGSVVATLREAALKRGDFSFGPASLQIDWADRVAITGANGAGKSTLLAVLLGRLAPDTGSAALGSGVLVGEVDQARGLFLGDEPLLEAFCAAVPDTEPAEVRTLLAKFGLKAAHVLRPAATLSPGERTRAALALLQGRGVNLLVLDEPTNHLDLPAIEQLESALESYEGTLLLVTHDRRMLDAVRVTRRLEVSGGRVTEL, from the coding sequence ATGACTGCAACCCTCGTCGCCAAGAAGCTCACCGCCGCGCACGGTGAGCGCACGCTGTTCGCCGATCTCGACCTCGTCGTCGCGCCCGGCGACGTCATCGGCCTCGTCGGCGTGAACGGCGCCGGGAAGTCGACCCTGCTGCGCCTGCTCGCCGGGCTGGACACCCCCGAGACCGGGGACCTGCGGCTCTCGCCGCCCACCGCCGCCGTCGGCCACCTCCCGCAGGAGCCGGAGCGCCGGCCCGACGAGTCGGTACGGGAGTTCCTGGCCCGGCGGACCGGCGTGGCCGCCGCCCAGGCGGAGCTCGACACGGCGACGCAGGGCCTGGTGGACGGCACGCCGGGCGCGGACGACGCGTACGCGGCCGCGCTCGACCGGTGGCTCGACCTCGGCGGCGCCGACCTCGACGAGCGCGCCGAGGAGGTCGCCGACGACCTCGGCCTGACCATCGGCCTCGACCTGCCGATGACGGCGCTGTCCGGCGGGCAGGCGGCCCGGGCCGGCCTGGCCTCGCTCCTCCTCTCGCGCTACGACGTCTTCCTGCTCGACGAGCCCACCAACGACCTGGACCTGGACGGTCTGGAGCGGCTGGAGCGGTTCGTCAAGGGGCTGCGCGCCGGGACCGTCGTGATCAGCCACGACCGCGAGTTCCTGACGCGGACCGTCACCAAGGTGCTCGAACTCGACCTGGCGCAGCAGCAGATCAACCTCTACGGCGGCGGCTACGACTCCTACCTGGAGGAGCGCGCGCGGGCTCGCAGCCACGCCCGAGAGGAGTTCGAGGAGTACGCCGACAAGAAGGCCGCCCTGGAGGGCCGGGCCCAGATGCAGCGCAACTGGATGGACAAGGGCGTGCGCAACGCCCGCCGCAAGTCCACCGACAACGACAAGATCGGCAAGGCCCTGCGCGGCGAGTCCAGCGAGAAGCAGGCTGCCAAGGCCCGCCAGACGCAGCGCGCGATCGAACGCCTGGAGGTCGTCGAGGAGCCCCGCAAGGAATGGGAGCTGCGCATGGAGATCGCGGCGGCGCCCCGCTCGGGCTCCGTGGTGGCCACCCTGCGCGAGGCGGCTCTCAAGCGCGGGGACTTCTCCTTCGGTCCGGCCAGCCTGCAGATCGACTGGGCCGATCGGGTGGCGATCACCGGGGCCAACGGTGCCGGCAAGTCCACCCTCCTCGCGGTGCTCCTGGGCCGGCTGGCCCCCGACACCGGCTCGGCCGCCCTCGGCTCCGGCGTCCTCGTCGGCGAGGTCGACCAGGCCCGCGGCCTGTTCCTCGGGGACGAACCCCTGCTGGAGGCGTTCTGCGCGGCCGTCCCGGACACCGAGCCCGCCGAAGTGCGCACCCTGCTGGCCAAGTTCGGGCTCAAGGCGGCACACGTCCTGCGCCCGGCGGCGACCCTCTCCCCCGGTGAGCGCACCCGTGCCGCGCTCGCGCTGCTCCAGGGCCGCGGAGTGAACCTGCTGGTCCTGGACGAGCCGACCAACCACCTCGACCTCCCGGCGATCGAGCAACTGGAGTCTGCCCTGGAGTCGTACGAGGGCACGCTCCTGCTGGTCACGCACGACCGCCGGATGCTCGACGCGGTCCGGGTGACCCGCCGCCTGGAGGTCTCCGGCGGCAGGGTCACCGAGCTGTAG
- a CDS encoding DUF5941 domain-containing protein, which yields MDSAFVGHVHSLRLALTDPRFEACAVTGALSVQASAREALDKAVASEGAHGAAPYADRLAAAVEAAGTTVQRPELGSLVATVPAGADERAAAAAAVAAVDEEAVRLRSAVKSRDGFFTTFCISPYSRYLARWCARRGLTPNQVTTASLVTALIAAGCAATGERWGYVAAGVLLIVSFVLDCTDGQLARYSLQYSTMGAWLDATFDRAKEYSFYAGLALGAARNGDDVWGLALGAMILMTCRHVVDFSFNEANHDATANTSPTAALSDRLDSVGWTVWVRRMIILPIGERWAMIAVLTALTTPRIVFYALIAGCAFGALYTTAGRVLRSLTRRARRTDRAAQALADLADSGPLAEFQARLLRGRAGSFGSVYVAALGTVLMATAALYLPFGDPRLIAVAVIYVMTAGLAVAAPLRGALDWLIPPLFRAAEYVTVLALAAKADVPGALPAAFGLIAAVAYHHYDTVYRIRGGTGAPPHWLVRTIGGHEGRVLLTTVLAAVLVDRASDFPVALTVLAVFVALVVLVESIRFWVSSGAPAVHDEGEPA from the coding sequence GTGGACAGCGCCTTCGTCGGCCACGTCCACTCCCTGCGGCTGGCGCTGACCGACCCGCGCTTCGAGGCATGTGCCGTCACCGGTGCCCTCTCCGTCCAGGCGAGTGCCCGCGAGGCCCTCGACAAGGCGGTGGCGTCCGAGGGCGCCCACGGGGCCGCCCCCTACGCCGACCGGCTCGCCGCCGCCGTCGAGGCCGCCGGGACCACCGTCCAGCGCCCCGAACTCGGCAGCCTGGTCGCCACCGTCCCCGCCGGCGCGGACGAGCGGGCGGCGGCTGCCGCCGCGGTCGCCGCCGTGGACGAGGAGGCCGTCCGGCTGCGGTCGGCCGTGAAGTCCCGCGACGGGTTCTTCACCACCTTCTGCATCAGCCCCTACTCGCGCTACCTCGCCCGATGGTGTGCGCGCCGCGGTCTGACCCCGAACCAGGTCACCACCGCCTCGCTGGTCACCGCACTGATCGCGGCCGGCTGCGCGGCCACGGGCGAGCGCTGGGGCTACGTCGCGGCCGGTGTGCTCCTCATCGTGTCCTTCGTCCTGGACTGCACCGACGGGCAGCTCGCCCGCTACTCCCTGCAGTACTCGACGATGGGAGCCTGGCTCGACGCGACCTTCGACCGGGCCAAGGAGTACTCCTTCTACGCCGGCCTCGCGCTCGGTGCCGCCCGCAACGGCGACGACGTCTGGGGCCTCGCCCTCGGCGCCATGATCCTGATGACCTGCCGGCACGTCGTGGACTTCTCCTTCAACGAGGCCAACCACGACGCCACCGCCAACACGAGCCCGACCGCCGCCCTGTCGGACCGGCTCGACAGCGTCGGCTGGACGGTGTGGGTCCGGCGGATGATCATCCTGCCGATCGGCGAGCGCTGGGCGATGATCGCGGTCCTGACCGCCCTCACCACCCCCCGGATCGTCTTCTACGCCCTGATCGCCGGCTGCGCGTTCGGCGCGCTGTACACCACCGCTGGCCGCGTCCTGCGGTCCCTGACCCGCAGGGCCCGGCGCACCGACCGCGCCGCGCAGGCGCTCGCCGACCTCGCCGACTCGGGCCCGCTCGCGGAGTTCCAGGCCAGGCTGCTGCGCGGGCGGGCCGGCTCCTTCGGGTCCGTGTACGTCGCCGCCCTCGGCACCGTGCTGATGGCCACAGCCGCCCTGTACCTCCCCTTCGGCGACCCGAGGCTCATCGCCGTCGCCGTGATCTACGTCATGACCGCGGGCCTCGCCGTCGCCGCCCCGCTCCGGGGCGCGCTCGACTGGCTGATCCCGCCGCTGTTCCGGGCGGCCGAGTACGTGACGGTCCTCGCGCTTGCCGCCAAGGCGGACGTCCCCGGCGCGCTTCCGGCGGCATTCGGCCTGATCGCGGCGGTCGCCTACCATCACTACGACACGGTGTACCGCATTCGCGGCGGCACCGGCGCGCCCCCGCACTGGCTGGTGCGGACGATCGGCGGCCACGAGGGACGGGTCCTGCTGACCACGGTCCTCGCCGCCGTCCTCGTGGACCGCGCATCGGACTTCCCCGTCGCGCTCACGGTCCTGGCCGTGTTCGTGGCACTCGTGGTGCTCGTGGAGAGCATCCGCTTCTGGGTCTCCTCCGGGGCACCCGCCGTACATGACGAAGGAGAACCAGCATGA
- a CDS encoding ATP-binding protein, translated as MDASGSGPRAGEGASEAPADPLAYEGVWRFTAPAVEESVPQARRAVRDLLGRQGVPAAQDLVYSLLLIVSELVTNSVRHAALLSPEVAVEVAIGREWVRVAVEDSHPYRPKALEADFGQTGGRGLLLVREITLEYGGVCDVEHTSTGGKVVWAALPIATPPTAR; from the coding sequence ATGGACGCCAGCGGGAGCGGCCCACGAGCCGGGGAAGGGGCATCGGAGGCCCCGGCCGACCCCCTCGCCTACGAGGGTGTGTGGAGGTTCACCGCTCCCGCGGTTGAAGAATCCGTTCCGCAGGCCCGCCGGGCCGTGCGGGACCTGCTCGGGCGCCAGGGGGTGCCGGCCGCTCAGGACCTCGTGTACTCCCTGCTCCTGATCGTCTCCGAACTGGTGACGAACTCGGTGCGGCACGCCGCCCTGCTCTCGCCCGAGGTCGCGGTCGAGGTCGCGATCGGCCGCGAGTGGGTACGGGTCGCCGTCGAGGACAGTCACCCCTACCGCCCCAAGGCGCTGGAGGCCGATTTCGGCCAGACCGGAGGCCGCGGCCTCCTGCTCGTCCGGGAGATCACCCTGGAGTACGGCGGGGTCTGCGACGTCGAACACACCTCCACCGGCGGCAAGGTCGTCTGGGCGGCCCTCCCGATCGCCACCCCGCCGACCGCCCGCTGA
- a CDS encoding HdeD family acid-resistance protein, giving the protein MGADRAQDTAAGGGEPRREKKKVSRSFGLMAVLGVFLVLAGLVGLIYTGLATLTSMFLFGWLLLIGGVVGLVQAVQSRGSNYFWLAVIVAAINIAAGFVILRRPEASAEALTMFAALLFLTGGLFRLVGALVVRGANFGLALVQGAFGVLLGFLILSNWPGNSLYVIGTFFSLALLFDGLSLIAMGMGARRILGLVREDEPGAGPAAGQGAREAAEKRPAEDQEQTNN; this is encoded by the coding sequence ATGGGTGCAGACCGTGCGCAGGACACCGCGGCCGGAGGCGGGGAACCGCGGCGGGAGAAGAAGAAGGTCAGCCGCAGCTTCGGGCTGATGGCCGTGCTCGGGGTGTTCCTCGTACTGGCCGGACTGGTCGGACTGATCTACACCGGCCTCGCCACGCTCACCTCGATGTTCCTCTTCGGCTGGCTGCTGCTCATCGGCGGCGTGGTCGGGCTGGTGCAGGCGGTGCAGTCGCGGGGAAGCAACTACTTCTGGCTCGCCGTCATCGTCGCCGCGATCAACATCGCGGCCGGCTTCGTGATCCTGCGCCGCCCCGAGGCGAGCGCCGAGGCACTGACCATGTTCGCGGCCCTGCTCTTCCTCACCGGGGGACTGTTCCGGCTGGTCGGCGCCTTGGTGGTGCGCGGTGCCAACTTCGGGCTCGCGCTGGTCCAGGGCGCCTTCGGCGTGCTGCTGGGCTTCCTGATCCTCTCGAACTGGCCGGGCAACAGCCTCTACGTGATCGGAACCTTCTTCTCGCTCGCCCTGTTGTTCGACGGCCTGAGCCTCATCGCGATGGGGATGGGGGCGCGCCGCATCCTGGGGTTGGTCAGGGAAGACGAGCCGGGCGCGGGCCCCGCCGCCGGGCAGGGGGCGCGTGAGGCGGCCGAGAAGCGTCCGGCAGAAGATCAGGAACAGACCAACAACTGA
- a CDS encoding sugar phosphate nucleotidyltransferase, whose translation MIGLVLAAGAGRRLRPYTDTLPKALVPVGPEGDEESLTVLDLTLGNFAAVGLTEVAIVVGYRKEAVYARQAALEATYGLKITLIDNDKAEEWNNAYSLWCAREVLRRGVILANGDTVHPVSVEETLLAARGNGQKIILALDTVKDLADEEMKVVTADGEGVRKITKLMDPADATGEYIGVTLIEPEAAEALAEALKTTFERDPDLYYEDGYQQLVNDGFVVDVAPIGDVKWVEIDNHDDLAKGRTIACQY comes from the coding sequence ATGATCGGCCTTGTCCTCGCTGCCGGTGCGGGACGCCGCCTGCGCCCCTACACCGACACCCTGCCCAAGGCCCTCGTGCCCGTCGGCCCCGAGGGCGACGAGGAGAGCCTGACGGTCCTCGACCTGACCCTCGGCAACTTCGCCGCGGTCGGTCTCACCGAGGTCGCGATCGTCGTCGGCTACCGCAAGGAGGCCGTCTACGCGCGCCAGGCCGCGCTGGAGGCCACGTACGGGCTGAAGATCACGCTGATCGACAACGACAAGGCCGAGGAGTGGAACAACGCCTACTCCCTGTGGTGCGCGCGTGAGGTGCTGCGGCGCGGTGTGATCCTCGCCAACGGCGACACCGTCCACCCGGTCTCCGTCGAGGAGACCCTCCTCGCCGCCCGCGGCAACGGCCAGAAGATCATCCTCGCCCTCGACACGGTCAAGGACCTGGCCGACGAGGAGATGAAGGTCGTCACCGCCGACGGCGAGGGCGTACGGAAGATCACCAAGCTGATGGACCCCGCCGACGCCACCGGCGAGTACATCGGCGTCACCCTCATCGAGCCCGAGGCGGCCGAGGCCCTGGCCGAGGCGCTGAAGACCACCTTCGAGCGCGACCCGGACCTCTACTACGAGGACGGCTACCAGCAGCTCGTCAACGACGGCTTCGTGGTCGACGTGGCCCCCATCGGCGACGTCAAGTGGGTCGAGATCGACAACCACGACGACCTCGCCAAGGGCCGGACGATCGCATGCCAGTACTGA